In Penicillium psychrofluorescens genome assembly, chromosome: 5, a single window of DNA contains:
- a CDS encoding uncharacterized protein (ID:PFLUO_008121-T1.cds;~source:funannotate) produces MSEHSRCGRGVAKILAELGVVNMWQSSRDVKLLCAQRFVRLFAYGGSTLILASYLNALDISEDRIGLFMTLTLIGDVGISFILTLFADAMGRRAVLSLGSLLMVASGVVFAASGNYWALLAAAVFGVISPSGNEIGPFRAVEESTLAHLTPPEHLSDVFAWYSLIGTAGAALGNLLCGWVMTSLKTIHHWDFISSCRCIFLIYAGIGVVKFLLTVCLSRKVEVAQKAKKPNAQAQAGQAQNQEHSETQPLLADQNGSEQPAPPPRKKGFFESIEKDLWSLVIRLFILFGLDSFASGLASPAWMIYFFKRKFSLPEGQLGSIFFITSVISALSMLVASSIAKRIGNVKTMVFTHLPSAVCLSLISVMPTLPGALTFLVLRACSQTMDVAPRSAFLAAALPADKRTAIMGGVNVVKTSSQSMGPLITGVLARHKLFGVSFIIAGILKVIYDLGMLFSFAGKEAEKVQAADRARGGTEDETDGPGPV; encoded by the exons ATGTCGGAACATTCGCGCTGTGGGCGCGGAGTCGCCAAAATCCTTGCTGAGCTAGGCGTGGTCAACATGTGGCAGTCATCGCGCGACGTCAAGCTACTGTGCGCCCAGCGCTTCGTGCGCCTTTTCGCCTACGGAGGATCGACGCTGATCCTGGCCTCCTATTTGAATGCCCTTGACATCTCAGAGGACCGCATTGGTCTGTTCATGACCCTCACCTTGATCGGAGATGTTGGTATCAGTTTCATTCTCACGCTCTTTGCCGATGCCATGGGTCGCAGGGCGGTTTTATCGCTCGGCTCACTACTCATGGTGGCCAGCGGGGTGGTTTTCGCCGCGTCCGGCAATTACTGGGCGCTGCTGGCGGCCGCGGTTTTCGGTGTAATCAGTCCCAGTGGCAATGAAATTGGGCCCTTCCGTGCCGTGGAGGAATCCACGCTGGCTCATCTCACGCCGCCTGAACATCTCAGTGACGTTTTTGCCTGGTACTCGCTCATCGGCACTGCAGGCGCAGCCCTGGGCAACTTGCTTTGCGGATGGGTCATGACTTCGCTCAAGACGATCCACCATTGGGATTTCATTTCCTCTTGTCGCTGCATCTTCCTGATCTACGCCGGCATTGGCGTGGTCAAATTCCTTCTGACAGTGTGTCTGAGCCGGAAAGTGGAAGTAGCTCAGAAGGCGAAGAAACCAAATGCTCAGGCCCAGGCGGGACAGGCCCAAAACCAGGAACATTCGGAAACCCAACCGTTGCTGGCCGATCAAAACGGCTCCGAGCAACCTGCCCCACCACCTCGCAAGAAGGGCTTTTTCGAGTCTATCGAGAAAGACCTCTGGTCACTGGTGATTCGGCTGTTCATCCTGTTTGGGTTGGATTCGTTCGCATCCGGATTGGCATCTCC GGCTTGGATGATATACTTTTTCAAGCGGAAGTTCAGCCTGCCAGAGGGCCAGCTAggcagcatcttcttcattACCAGCGTCATCTCCGCGTTGTCTATGCTGGTCGCATCCTCTATTGCAAAGCGCATAGGCAATGTCAAG ACCATGGTGTTTACCCATCTCCCGTCGGCTGTCTGCCTATCGCTCATCTCCGTGATGCCCACACTTCCGGGCGCGCTCACCTTCCTGGTTCTGCGAGCGTGTTCGCAGACCATGGACGTGGCGCCGCGGTCGGCATTCCTTGCCGCCGCGCTGCCAGCGGACAAGCGCACAGCGATCATGGGCGGAGTCAATGTCGTCAAAaccagcagccagagcatGGGACCGCTGATAACTGGTGTGCTGGCCCGCCACAAGCTGTTTGGCGTTTCGTTTATAATCGCGGGCATTCTGAAGGTGATCTATGACCTGGGCATGCTGTTCAGCTTTGCTggcaaggaggccgagaaagtGCAAGCAGCAGACCGAGCAAGAGGAGGAACAGAGGATGAGACAGACGGCCCGGGTCCTGTCTGA
- a CDS encoding uncharacterized protein (ID:PFLUO_008122-T1.cds;~source:funannotate), with amino-acid sequence MSLRSVLSLLLLFTFDVSAAAVPASSWATLAQSPPYHNLQLDERSPNYNHRPDFILRGKNARERMVALCEAGFIPACRASVAGAESIAKLDGELRTVHRVPPGILSANARDDYDDDDVDSISSILLRLFGFFVVSLAVIGVITVIRKL; translated from the coding sequence ATGTCTCTGCGTTCTGTACTCTCCCTGCTGCTTCTATTTACGTTTGACGTCTCGGCAGCCGCTGTTCCCGCCTCGTCATGGGCCACGCTCGCCCAATCCCCGCCATACCACAATCTGCAGCTAGACGAAAGATCTCCGAATTATAACCATCGGCCGGATTTCATCCTGCGCGGAAAGAATGCCCGTGAAAGGATGGTTGCTCTATGCGAGGCCGGCTTTATCCCGGCCTGTCGCGCGTCAGTTGCGGGAGCAGAGTCAATTGCCAAGCTGGACGGGGAGCTCCGTACTGTCCACCGAGTGCCCCCCGGAATACTTTCTGCAAACGCTCGAGATGATtatgatgacgatgatgtGGACTCCATTTCTTCGATTTTGTTACGTTTATTCGGTTTCTTTGTCGTCTCTCTTGCTGTGATCGGTGTTATCACTGTCATCCGAAAACTCTAA
- a CDS encoding uncharacterized protein (ID:PFLUO_008123-T1.cds;~source:funannotate): MRSFICAVRVVVLASAVTAQYALPDKDVPYIGGNVFNQNDSAVANYPVTYTPPFSPEQYGGYYFWSVNNNTVSGSNFTGYGPKEGYHLPSGATGKFPFFQVSEGNPKAINSSKLFATCNSSSGSSCATTQCEGKFKKILHIVFENEAYEWTMGQAYWQLLATRGKLLTRAYAITHPSLPNYAALVAGDFFGMADEDFYNVNSTSIYDLLEAKDISYGTYAEWYNPIATHRGANDCNNYIYNGPIDNTNPTWWAQVYRRLDVPALLFSTYTANYERCSKIYGANITFADHVKSHTLPEYSFYVPDMLHNAHDPTSDSNYFNQPNTGAEWLNAFLDLYLPDLDAQGTLVVATFDEATWWNDNDDTPNNDNHIATILFGAGVSPNTTDDSYITLYGMLRGSIQNFGLGSLGRNDTNATNGNLFDLVDYSCASTNTNRTTQFSAGSLAVDLAQILPRVAMGTILALWLLF; encoded by the coding sequence ATGCGCTCCTTCATCTGCGCTGTCAGAGTTGTGGTACTCGCGTCCGCGGTTACTGCCCAGTATGCCCTTCCGGACAAGGATGTGCCGTACATCGGTGGCAACGTGTTCAACCAGAACGACTCGGCTGTGGCCAACTACCCTGTCACCTACACTCCTCCTTTCTCGCCGGAGCAGTATGGTGGCTACTACTTCTGGTCGGTGAACAACAACACCGTCAGCGGTTCCAACTTCACTGGCTATGGTCCGAAAGAGGGCTACCACCTTCCGTCCGGCGCAACTGGCAAGTTCCCCTTTTTCCAGGTTAGCGAGGGCAACCCCAAGGCTATCAACAGCTCCAAGCTCTTTGCTACTTGCAACTCGTCTTCGGGTAGTTCCTGCGCGACCACGCAGTGTGAGGGCAAGTTCAAGAAGATCTTACACATCGTCTTCGAGAACGAGGCCTACGAGTGGACTATGGGCCAGGCCTACTGGCAGCTGCTGGCTACCCGCGGCAAGCTGCTGACCCGTGCCTACGCTATAACCCACCCGTCCTTGCCCAACTATGCTGCCTTGGTCGCAGGTGACTTCTTTGGTATGGCTGATGAGGACTTTTACAATGTTAATTCCACCAGCATCTATGACCTTCTGGAGGCTAAGGATATTTCTTATGGTACCTACGCCGAGTGGTACAACCCTATCGCTACGCACCGTGGTGCGAACGACTGCAATAACTATATCTACAATGGTCCTATAGACAACACCAACCCCACCTGGTGGGCTCAGGTATACCGCCGCCTAGACGTCCCAGCCCTGCTCTTCAGCACCTATACTGCCAACTACGAGCGCTGCAGCAAGATATACGGTGCTAACATCACTTTCGCCGACCACGTGAAGTCGCACACTCTGCCAGAGTACTCGTTCTACGTGCCGGACATGCTGCACAACGCCCACGACCCTACCTCCGACAGCAATTACTTCAATCAGCCGAACACCGGTGCTGAGTGGCTCAACGCCTTCCTGGATCTGTACTTGCCCGACCTGGATGCCCAAGGCACCCTGGTCGTCGCTACCTTCGACGAGGCCACCTGGTGGaacgacaacgacgacaCCCCCAACAACGACAACCACATTGCTACTATCCTGTTCGGCGCCGGCGTCAGCCCCAACACTACCGACGACAGCTACATCACCCTGTACGGTATGCTGCGCGGTTCAATCCAGAACTTCGGTCTGGGCTCTCTTGGCCGTAACGACACCAACGCCACCAATGGTAACCTGTTCGATCTGGTCGACTACTCTTGCGCAAGCACGAACACAAACCGAACAACCCAGTTCTCCGCTGGATCTCTTGCTGTGGACCTCGCACAAATTCTCCCGCGTGTCGCAATGGGTACCATTCTCGCATTGTGGCTTCTCTTTTAG